The following are encoded in a window of Thermodesulfobacteriota bacterium genomic DNA:
- a CDS encoding DUF1622 domain-containing protein — protein sequence MEEALRTVAEHVALTAEAFAVFFIILGFAQAVHTFVRKGLLRKRTHRALVEARNELGHMLSLSLEFLIGADVLLTAISPGWEEIGKLAAIVGIRTVLNFFLIQELRVLGGKGGREVVRPRRNLTVRLRRRGCLEEEPGATGATR from the coding sequence GTGGAGGAGGCCTTGCGCACCGTGGCGGAGCATGTGGCCCTTACGGCGGAAGCCTTCGCCGTCTTCTTCATCATCCTGGGATTCGCCCAAGCCGTCCACACGTTCGTGCGCAAGGGCCTCCTGCGCAAGCGCACCCACCGTGCGCTGGTGGAGGCGCGAAACGAGCTCGGGCACATGCTCTCGCTCAGCCTCGAGTTTCTGATCGGGGCCGACGTCCTGCTTACGGCCATTTCCCCAGGTTGGGAAGAGATCGGGAAACTCGCGGCCATCGTGGGCATCCGCACGGTCCTCAACTTCTTCCTGATCCAGGAGCTGCGGGTTCTTGGAGGAAAGGGCGGCAGGGAGGTGGTGCGTCCTCGAAGGAACTTGACGGTCAGGCTGCGGCGGCGGGGGTGTCTGGAGGAGGAGCCGGGAGCGACCGGGGCCACGCGCTGA
- a CDS encoding AI-2E family transporter, with protein MTNPTLRRWIRKYFSHPEAVILAVLLVLGFAVVLLLGRMLAPVLASVVIAYLLEAPVAFLVRHRIPRLPAVLFVFSIFLAFLLFLTLGLAPLLSQQITQLVQELPNMIARGQRALLLLPERYPNFVTEAQVAELFAGVRANVTRLGQTLLSVSLASLSHLFTTIVYLVLLPVLVFFFLKDKDQILGWLVNYLPQERGIATRIWKEMDLQIGNYVRGKFAEILIVGVVTYAAFGVFGLNYAMLLGALVGLSVIVPYVGAVAVTVPVLLIAFFQWGWSANLGYLTATYLVIQALDANLLVPWLFSEAVNLHPIAIIVAVLFFGGVWGLWGVFFAIPLATLVKAVISAWPRSLPAPPPDTPAAAA; from the coding sequence GTGACGAATCCCACGCTGCGCCGCTGGATCCGCAAATACTTCTCGCACCCCGAGGCAGTCATCCTTGCTGTCTTGCTGGTATTGGGGTTCGCCGTGGTGCTGCTCCTGGGGCGGATGCTCGCCCCGGTGCTCGCCAGCGTGGTCATCGCCTATCTGCTCGAGGCGCCGGTGGCCTTTCTGGTGCGCCACAGGATTCCCCGGCTGCCGGCCGTCCTCTTCGTCTTCTCGATCTTTCTCGCGTTCCTGCTGTTTCTCACCCTGGGTCTCGCACCGCTGCTGTCGCAGCAGATCACCCAACTCGTGCAGGAACTCCCCAACATGATCGCCAGGGGCCAGCGCGCCCTGCTCCTTCTCCCGGAGCGCTACCCCAACTTCGTGACCGAGGCCCAGGTCGCCGAACTCTTTGCCGGGGTGCGCGCGAACGTCACCCGTCTCGGGCAGACCCTCCTCTCGGTCTCCCTGGCCTCCCTCTCCCACCTCTTCACCACGATCGTGTACCTGGTACTCCTGCCGGTGCTGGTCTTCTTCTTCCTCAAGGACAAGGACCAGATCCTGGGCTGGCTGGTGAACTACCTCCCCCAGGAGCGCGGGATCGCCACCCGAATCTGGAAGGAGATGGACCTGCAGATCGGGAACTACGTGCGGGGAAAGTTTGCGGAGATCCTGATCGTGGGGGTTGTGACTTACGCGGCATTCGGGGTGTTCGGGCTGAACTACGCGATGCTCCTGGGAGCGCTGGTGGGGCTCTCGGTCATCGTGCCCTACGTGGGCGCCGTGGCGGTCACCGTGCCGGTGCTCCTGATCGCCTTCTTCCAATGGGGGTGGAGCGCAAACCTGGGATACCTGACCGCCACCTACCTGGTGATCCAGGCCCTCGACGCCAACCTCCTGGTGCCGTGGCTCTTTTCGGAGGCGGTCAACCTCCATCCCATCGCCATCATCGTCGCCGTGCTCTTCTTCGGCGGGGTGTGGGGCCTTTGGGGCGTCTTCTTCGCGATCCCCCTGGCCACCCTCGTCAAGGCCGTCATCAGCGCGTGGCCCCGGTCGCTCCCGGCTCCTCCTCCAGACACCCCCGCCGCCGCAGCCTGA
- the typA gene encoding translational GTPase TypA, whose translation MAGLPFRNIAIIAHVDHGKTTLVDAMLWQSGTFRENQKVQERIMDSNALERERGITILAKNTSVRYGDVKINIVDTPGHADFGGEVERTLRMVDGVLLLVDAAEGPLPQTRFVLKKALEMGLAPILIINKIDRSDARAAEVLNEVYDLFIDLDATEDQLDFPVFYTDARKGIARRSLGDESSNLRPLFEEIVTSLPAPKGDPEAPLQFLVTNLDYSDYLGRLAVGRIFNGRLRVGGGLGLATRDGVVPVKVSTVYTHEGLKRVDVEEAVAGDIVAVAGLEEVSIGDTLVHLDRPTPMRRIVVDEPTLAMVFSVNTSPFGGREGDYVTSRQIRGRLEKEALHNVGIGVDLSQPDAFQVMGRGELQLAVLIETMRREGYELSVSKPEILTKDIGGTVHEPMELVVVDCPDEFVGVVTQKLGTRRGRMLKMTNPGHGRVRMEFRIPSRGLIGFRSEFLTDTRGTGILNHLFDGYEPWQGSVPGRTTGALVADRGGRTTTYALFHLQPRGILFVGPGVETYEGMIVGENSRENDLDVNVIREKKLTNMRASGADEALRLVPPREMTLEHALEWIDGDELVEVTPTQIRVRKRVLAANQRPKKKRE comes from the coding sequence ATGGCCGGCCTCCCCTTTCGCAACATCGCGATCATCGCCCACGTGGATCACGGAAAGACCACCCTGGTGGACGCCATGCTTTGGCAGAGCGGCACCTTTCGCGAGAACCAGAAGGTGCAGGAACGAATCATGGACTCCAACGCCCTGGAGCGGGAGCGGGGGATCACCATCCTGGCGAAGAACACCTCCGTCCGTTACGGCGACGTGAAGATCAACATCGTCGATACCCCCGGACACGCCGACTTCGGGGGCGAGGTGGAGCGGACGCTGCGCATGGTGGACGGGGTGCTCCTGCTGGTGGACGCCGCGGAAGGGCCCCTGCCCCAGACCCGCTTCGTGCTCAAGAAGGCCCTGGAGATGGGCCTCGCCCCGATTCTGATCATCAACAAGATCGACCGGTCCGATGCCCGCGCCGCCGAGGTCCTGAACGAAGTCTACGACCTCTTCATCGATCTGGACGCCACCGAAGACCAGCTCGACTTCCCCGTCTTCTACACCGACGCCCGCAAGGGGATCGCCCGGCGCTCCCTGGGCGACGAGTCCTCGAATCTGCGCCCCCTCTTCGAGGAGATCGTCACGTCTCTTCCGGCCCCCAAGGGAGACCCGGAAGCGCCCCTCCAGTTCCTCGTGACGAACCTCGACTACAGCGACTACCTGGGGCGGCTGGCCGTGGGGCGGATCTTCAACGGCCGACTGAGGGTAGGGGGAGGACTGGGCCTGGCGACCCGTGACGGGGTGGTGCCCGTCAAGGTGAGCACGGTCTACACCCACGAGGGGCTCAAACGGGTGGACGTGGAGGAGGCCGTCGCGGGCGATATCGTGGCCGTGGCGGGCCTGGAGGAGGTTTCCATCGGGGACACCCTGGTCCACCTGGACCGTCCGACTCCCATGCGACGCATCGTCGTGGACGAGCCCACCCTGGCGATGGTCTTTTCGGTCAATACCTCTCCCTTCGGCGGACGCGAAGGGGACTATGTCACCTCCCGGCAGATCCGAGGCCGGCTGGAGAAGGAAGCCCTGCACAACGTGGGGATCGGCGTGGACCTCTCCCAGCCCGACGCCTTCCAGGTGATGGGCCGGGGGGAGCTGCAACTGGCGGTCCTCATCGAGACCATGCGCCGGGAGGGATACGAGCTGAGCGTGTCCAAACCCGAAATCCTTACCAAGGACATCGGCGGCACCGTGCACGAGCCCATGGAGTTGGTCGTGGTGGACTGCCCGGACGAGTTCGTCGGCGTCGTCACCCAGAAGCTCGGCACCCGGCGGGGGCGCATGCTCAAGATGACCAATCCGGGTCACGGCCGCGTGCGGATGGAGTTTCGCATTCCCTCGCGGGGGTTGATCGGGTTCCGCTCCGAGTTCCTCACCGATACTCGGGGCACGGGAATCTTGAACCACCTCTTCGACGGGTACGAACCGTGGCAGGGGAGCGTGCCCGGCCGCACCACGGGGGCGCTGGTGGCCGACCGGGGGGGGCGGACCACGACCTACGCCCTGTTCCACCTCCAACCTCGGGGCATCCTCTTCGTGGGGCCCGGGGTGGAGACCTACGAAGGGATGATCGTGGGGGAGAACAGCCGGGAAAACGACCTCGACGTCAACGTGATTCGCGAAAAGAAGCTGACCAACATGCGGGCGTCGGGAGCCGATGAAGCCCTGCGCCTGGTCCCGCCCCGGGAGATGACCCTGGAGCACGCCCTGGAGTGGATCGACGGCGACGAGCTCGTGGAGGTCACGCCGACCCAGATCCGAGTTCGCAAACGGGTTCTCGCTGCCAACCAGCGGCCCAAGAAGAAGCGGGAGTAG
- a CDS encoding 4Fe-4S dicluster domain-containing protein, with protein MSESKRQVTTVDARQASRRKFLKGLAAGAVAASVPAPALAQGGRGFLGYSSWAEYFQKNYLLMSPEEKAAALRRLEEKYSAKYGRKVTVKDTGPREDVLFAYALDLNKCVGCRRCVYGCVRENNLPREGEQIHYIKVLRFEDGVMDFERSDRYYDPKEVPEDGYYYMPVQCLHCRNAPCVKACPVKATWTEPDGLVVVDYNWCIGCRYCMAACPYEGRNFNWQDPVIPSSELNPETHYLGNRPRMRGTVEKCTFCIQRSREGRYPACVEACPVGARKFGNLLDPKSEIRYILENKRVFRIKEELLTEPKFFYFFG; from the coding sequence ATGTCCGAGAGCAAGAGGCAGGTGACGACGGTCGATGCCCGGCAGGCGAGCCGGCGCAAGTTCCTAAAAGGCCTCGCGGCCGGAGCGGTGGCGGCGAGTGTTCCTGCTCCGGCTCTGGCCCAGGGTGGGCGAGGGTTTCTCGGCTATTCCTCCTGGGCGGAGTACTTCCAGAAGAACTACCTGCTCATGTCCCCAGAGGAAAAGGCGGCCGCCCTGCGCCGGCTGGAGGAGAAGTACAGCGCGAAGTACGGCAGGAAGGTGACGGTCAAGGATACGGGACCGCGGGAGGACGTGCTCTTTGCCTACGCCCTGGACCTGAACAAGTGCGTCGGGTGCCGGCGGTGCGTCTATGGGTGCGTTCGGGAGAACAACCTTCCCCGCGAGGGGGAACAGATCCACTACATCAAGGTTCTCCGGTTCGAGGACGGTGTGATGGACTTCGAGCGGTCCGACCGGTACTACGATCCGAAGGAAGTTCCCGAGGACGGCTACTACTACATGCCGGTGCAGTGTCTACACTGCCGAAACGCTCCCTGCGTGAAGGCCTGCCCCGTAAAGGCCACATGGACGGAGCCCGACGGGCTCGTGGTCGTCGACTACAACTGGTGCATCGGCTGCCGGTACTGCATGGCGGCGTGCCCCTACGAGGGCCGCAATTTCAACTGGCAGGACCCCGTCATCCCCTCCAGCGAGCTCAATCCCGAGACCCACTACCTGGGCAACCGGCCCCGGATGCGGGGCACGGTGGAGAAGTGCACCTTCTGCATCCAGCGTAGCCGCGAGGGGCGTTACCCGGCTTGCGTCGAGGCGTGTCCGGTGGGAGCCCGCAAGTTCGGCAACCTCCTCGATCCCAAGTCGGAAATCCGCTACATCCTGGAGAACAAGAGGGTCTTCCGGATCAAGGAGGAACTCCTCACAGAGCCCAAGTTCTTCTATTTCTTCGGCTAG
- the dsrP gene encoding sulfate reduction electron transfer complex DsrMKJOP subunit DsrP → MNTLVEFFVGTLVLVFRGGRKYYAWMASLAAVALVGLGAWVYQLDQGLFVTGMRDPVSWGLYIANFTFLVGVAAAAVLLVIPAYIYKWGPIKEIVLLGELLAVAAIAMCLMFVTFDLGHPERFWHLIPGWGILNFPISMLAWDVVVLNVYLAINLVVPVYILYNAYQDREPNYKILWPLIILSIPAAVSIHTVTAFLYNGFPSRPFWNASILAPRFLASAFCSGPSFIILAFQIIRRNTAIKIQDRAIFKLGEIVAYAMGINLFLLIAELFKEYYGGTVHMAPMQYLFQGLHGHNDLVPIIWTAVVFNVTAFVLFLVPKTRENFVTLNLACVLTFIGVWIEKGPGLILPGFVPSPLGEIWSYWPTTPEVLITLGIWAVGLMVYTLLLKVAIPIEVGEFRQIKDRLRGIARERV, encoded by the coding sequence ATGAATACTCTGGTGGAGTTTTTCGTCGGGACCTTGGTGCTCGTCTTCCGGGGGGGCCGCAAGTATTACGCTTGGATGGCGTCCCTGGCAGCGGTCGCCCTGGTGGGATTGGGGGCCTGGGTGTACCAGCTCGACCAGGGGCTGTTCGTTACCGGCATGCGCGACCCGGTGAGCTGGGGGCTCTACATCGCCAACTTCACGTTCCTGGTGGGCGTGGCGGCTGCCGCGGTGCTCCTGGTGATCCCCGCCTACATCTACAAGTGGGGGCCGATCAAGGAGATCGTCCTCCTGGGCGAGCTCCTGGCGGTGGCAGCCATCGCCATGTGCCTCATGTTCGTCACCTTCGACCTGGGGCATCCGGAGCGCTTCTGGCACCTGATCCCGGGGTGGGGGATCTTGAACTTCCCCATCTCGATGCTGGCCTGGGACGTGGTGGTCCTCAACGTCTATCTCGCCATCAACCTGGTGGTGCCGGTGTACATCCTCTACAACGCCTACCAGGATCGGGAGCCGAACTACAAGATTCTCTGGCCCCTCATCATCTTGTCCATCCCCGCGGCCGTCTCGATTCACACGGTGACGGCCTTCCTCTACAACGGCTTCCCGAGCCGCCCGTTCTGGAACGCCTCGATCCTCGCGCCCCGGTTCCTGGCTTCGGCCTTCTGCTCGGGACCGAGCTTCATCATCCTGGCGTTCCAGATCATCCGCAGGAATACGGCCATCAAGATCCAGGACCGGGCCATCTTCAAGCTGGGCGAGATCGTGGCCTATGCAATGGGCATCAACCTCTTTCTGCTGATTGCCGAGCTCTTCAAGGAATACTACGGGGGCACGGTCCACATGGCGCCCATGCAGTACCTCTTCCAGGGCCTTCACGGCCACAACGACCTGGTGCCGATCATCTGGACGGCGGTCGTGTTCAACGTCACGGCCTTCGTGCTCTTCCTCGTGCCCAAGACACGGGAGAACTTCGTTACCCTGAACCTGGCGTGCGTGCTCACGTTCATCGGCGTGTGGATCGAGAAGGGGCCGGGCCTCATCCTGCCGGGCTTCGTCCCTTCTCCCCTCGGGGAAATCTGGTCCTACTGGCCGACGACCCCCGAGGTGTTGATTACCTTGGGCATCTGGGCCGTCGGCTTGATGGTCTATACCCTGCTCCTGAAGGTGGCGATACCGATCGAGGTGGGCGAGTTCCGCCAGATCAAGGATCGCTTGCGGGGCATCGCCAGAGAGCGGGTCTGA
- a CDS encoding ABC transporter permease, translating into MTALLELFGRIVIARIEEVGRVFLFLFETAVTCFTPPLRWRLLFRQMEFVGVRSLSVVILTGTFTGMVLALQSYYGFRKFGAEGLVGTTVALSMARELGPVLTGLMVTARAGSAMAAELGTMRVTEQIDGLFVMAVDPVRYLVVPRILAAFVMLPVLTIISDFVGVLGGYFVGVNLLGINSGIYISNTVKYVELSDIYNGLVKAACFGLILASIGCYKGYNARGGAQGVGQATTEAVVLSSVLILINDYFLTAMMF; encoded by the coding sequence ATGACGGCACTTCTCGAGCTGTTCGGCCGGATCGTGATCGCGCGGATCGAGGAGGTCGGCCGCGTCTTCCTGTTCCTGTTCGAGACCGCGGTCACGTGTTTTACGCCTCCCCTGCGCTGGCGCCTCCTGTTCCGGCAGATGGAGTTCGTGGGAGTGCGTTCCCTCTCGGTGGTGATCCTCACGGGCACCTTTACCGGGATGGTGCTCGCCCTGCAAAGCTATTACGGCTTTCGGAAGTTCGGCGCCGAGGGCCTGGTGGGAACCACGGTGGCCCTCTCCATGGCCCGGGAGCTCGGACCCGTGCTCACGGGCCTCATGGTCACGGCCCGGGCGGGCTCGGCCATGGCCGCGGAGCTCGGCACCATGCGGGTGACGGAGCAGATCGACGGGCTCTTCGTGATGGCCGTGGATCCGGTGCGTTACCTGGTCGTCCCCCGGATCCTCGCCGCATTCGTCATGCTCCCGGTGCTCACGATCATCAGCGATTTCGTCGGGGTGTTGGGCGGGTATTTCGTCGGCGTGAACCTCCTGGGGATCAACTCCGGCATCTACATCTCCAATACCGTCAAGTACGTGGAGCTCTCCGACATCTACAACGGGCTCGTGAAGGCCGCGTGCTTCGGGTTGATCCTGGCGTCGATCGGCTGCTACAAGGGGTACAACGCGCGGGGAGGCGCCCAGGGCGTGGGCCAGGCCACCACCGAGGCGGTGGTGCTCTCGTCGGTGCTCATCCTCATCAACGACTACTTCCTCACCGCCATGATGTTCTGA
- a CDS encoding ABC transporter ATP-binding protein: protein MEPAIVEFVDVHKSFRNQKVLDGLNLRIVRGRTTVIIGRSGGGKSVTIKHMVGLIRPDRGKLLVDGEDVLTLGKREMSRVRKRFGMLFQEGALFDSMTVGENVAFPLVEHTKLGDEEIRARVAEMLRVVGLPGIEEKMPSELSGGMRKRVGLARALIREPEIVLFDEPTSGLDPIMADAIDRLILETQKESGRTYVVISHDIRATFQIAHYIAMLYEGRIIAYGTPDEIRANSNPFLVQFLQGSAEGPIRIQ, encoded by the coding sequence ATGGAACCGGCCATCGTGGAGTTCGTGGACGTCCACAAGTCGTTTCGCAACCAGAAGGTGCTGGACGGACTCAACCTCCGGATCGTCCGGGGCCGCACCACGGTGATCATCGGGCGCAGCGGGGGGGGCAAGAGCGTGACCATCAAGCACATGGTTGGGCTGATCCGCCCCGACCGGGGCAAACTTCTGGTGGACGGGGAGGACGTGCTGACCCTGGGCAAGCGCGAGATGAGCCGGGTGCGCAAGCGCTTCGGGATGCTCTTCCAGGAGGGAGCGCTCTTCGATTCCATGACGGTGGGCGAGAACGTGGCGTTTCCCCTCGTGGAGCACACCAAGCTCGGCGACGAAGAGATCAGGGCCCGGGTGGCGGAGATGCTCCGGGTCGTGGGGTTGCCGGGGATCGAAGAGAAGATGCCCTCGGAGCTCTCGGGCGGCATGCGCAAGCGGGTGGGCCTTGCTCGGGCGCTCATCCGGGAGCCCGAGATCGTGCTCTTCGACGAGCCTACCTCGGGGCTCGACCCCATCATGGCCGACGCCATCGACCGGCTGATCCTGGAGACCCAGAAGGAATCGGGCCGCACCTACGTGGTGATCAGCCACGACATCCGGGCCACGTTCCAGATTGCGCACTACATCGCCATGCTCTACGAGGGCCGGATCATCGCCTACGGCACCCCCGACGAGATCCGGGCCAATTCCAATCCGTTCCTC